The Paroedura picta isolate Pp20150507F chromosome 6, Ppicta_v3.0, whole genome shotgun sequence genome segment CATTACATAGATAAGAAACAAATACGAGTCCCTCCACTGTACACCTAATACAAAGATTGTGACTACCTGGGGAAGAATGTGAATCATGGCCAGTTTCATTGCTGATCTTAAAAGAAACACGCCTCTCAAGGCAGTTTAGCAGTATTAAAAACTCATGGTGCTTTTTGTCAGCCATGTTGTGAAATGAACCATATATGCTTCTGAAATAGTCTGATCTAAAATTGTTGGAACTAATTCAGGTTTTCAGTATTCCAGATGTCTCTAAAACAAAGGCATGTTGTCAGGGTATGTTTACAGCTTTGCCTATAGAAAATTAAggtatttataatttttaaatccCATACTTCAAATACTGCAATTTTATGACAAACTAGTTATGATGCATCTTGTTGACATTTGACAGTATTGCGTGTATTTCGGTTTCCCCCAAATTTTCAAAACTTACAGAAATGGCATAAATCTAGCTGCCACTTATTCTTCACCTACGGGAATTTGATAatggaaatattttgaaaaaaacttCTCAAATATAGGATTGTTAGTTGTACTGCTCACTGAAAAATTCTTTTGCTGTCCATTTCAAGCACCAGCAATGCATTTCTATTGTTCACTTGTAGGAATGcaaaatttttttgggggggggttcaggtATATTAAACCAATACTCCCAATCCCAAAATACCATTCAGATTTAGGAAACCCACATTTTTCCAGTTCAATTCTACCCTATAGGGAACATTATAGTTAATGGTCCCCTTCTACTGGAGAATCCATCTGCAGGTATCTCAACCTCCCCCacaggtttgaaaaaaaaatggaccagggctccaattctatgggcccccaatccttcattgattttaatggagGAAGAAGGCATTTATAGGGaacgcagtccctttaaatgccttctataAACAGTAAGTTCATCTGGAAGgcattaaagggactgcaattgcTATAAATTCAATGATCCAATCATCTTGAAAATATATTCAGGGATGGCCATTTCAGATATCCAAAATTCAGCCCCAATCTGTACCCCAGGTGAAGTGGccagaaaatactgataaggtattttccAGTTGAGATATACTGAATACACACCTCTACTCACATGCCAGAGAAATTAGGAAAGTTACCTTTTGGGCTGTCATATTTAATCAAAGTCTTAAATAATGCTTACAGATCTCCTAAAATGTTAGTATGTTGTGCTATTCTTGTGTCAGTGTGGATTTTTTTTACTATGACTCTCTTTTAAAAGATTAATACAGTTCTTGTAAAAAGATTATATTTGCTCAAAACATATTTAAATGTATAGACAGATTTACGTGAATTCATTTAACTAAATATATAAAACCTCTGTAATTATTACTTTATTAGTATCAACCAGGAAATCAGGTGTTCAGAATTCTCCTGAGGTTATACATAAACCAATGCAAATTGAATAAGAATCTTAAAAGTCAAAATTGTATAACAAAACAATACTCCATCAAAAAAGTGTGTAAAATTACAAGAATGCTATCTTTAAACACTGGCACTTGAGAACCATAATTTCATAACTAAAGAATTATCAATCAATCCCCATATTAGTCTGCAGATAAATATGGAAGAGTTAGAATTGCCAGCAACTTTTTCCAAATATGAAAAAATCTTTAACTTTGGTTTTCAGAGCAACCCATGTTTCATCAAATCAGAGATCACTGGAATACCATGTTATATCTCACATCTaaatggaaaggaggagggagtttTTTCCATACACCTATTTTTAACTTACAAAATGGGCAAACATCCAGAATGTGCTATAATAAGCTAACAGAAAAGAAGAGTTTGAGACACTATAAAGTTTGAAAATGGGGTAAAACTGGTATGTCTAGGAAAACAGGAATTTTTACAGCTCAAACAATGGTACCATCTACCAAAAATGTTAGCAAAGTAAAATCTTTTCCCATTCAACATTTTATAGCATAAAACTCTCCTGGTAGTAAGCCCACAACTTATCACTTGATACGGCATCCTAAAAGGATTACGCTACTTTATTTAGCATTTAATATTACAGCTTCTGGTATACCCACCTTTGTATTCAGGTATCTGCAGATATATCTCTTATTTCTAGCCAATAGTATCATATATGCAAATTCCTCACAGATCAAAATCAGAATATAATCTGTCTCCTATTGGTCCTCCAAGGAcattgttttgaatttgtttATCTTCTGTGTCTTCCATGCCACAGAACTGAATACCTATCATCCCTTCAAGACTGGTAAATTTACACAACTTGGTAGAATATTGTATGCAGCAAAAATTGAGCAAATACAGACTAGCTAAAAACAAGTGAATTTTTAAGTGGCctgttacaattttaaaaaaaaacctgctttgCACATATGCCTGTACATATTTCGTACCCTATCATGATTATGTAGGGTATGAAGAACAAAGTTCTTGTATCAGCTacttatgagaagacaaaactgTAACTCTGACGTGATCCCAAAAGGGTATAACAAAAGACAAGtctccaaggggaaaaaatgaggaGGTAATGACTTTACAAGGGCACCTATGAAAAGAACAATACTAATAAAAAACTGCATTTACTTGAAAGCAATCAGAACGCCAACAGCTacaactttttttgttttgcaattaCAGAGTGGTATTTAGAGAACAGAACAGCTATTATTTTATGATGCAGAGACAACTGAAGATGAAGAACTACATCCCCATGGTATAACTAAATTGTGCTGTGCACCAACAAGAAACCTGCTTTAAACTTCCATGCCATTTTACAACCCCCATACTGTACTAGGCAAGGTTAGTGGCCATTGAGATACCACTAAAAGGACAGGGCTACCTAGAGACACATTTGGTAGTGTGTTGACtatacaaaaaaagagaaagaaaaagcaaggaaaggaaaaagacactgtacagtttaaaaacaaatcttACACAGCCTtatgtttcatttttttctttaaaaggagtGAGTTGTGTACAGGGGGGTTATATGCTTTTATAGACAAGAAAATCTGCTCTAGGATGTTTATTCatcatcctcctcttcctcctcctcttcctcctcctcttcatcctcttcctcatcctcttcatcatcatcatcatcatcttcctcttccttctttttcttgctcTTTTCAGGCTTAGGAACTATCTTTTTTGCTACATCAGGTTTTCCCTTAGCCCGATAGGCAGCAATATCCTTGGGAAGAGAGAAGTGAAAGGATTATACCCATGTGAATTTCTAGATATACACACACTCTCCAGAAAAATGTATGCAGCTCCAATTTGCAAAAGTTACCATTCAAAACCTATGTGTTGGCCTAAGAGGACCTCATGCAGAAAAAGAACCTCAGCTAAAAGAAGTTTCGCAGACTTCAATTAAAGAGTAGACAGTGCCACCTTTAGCTTGCAGTAAGTATATCCTTTTGACTTTTACAGAAACCTAATACACCAAACTTCTAACTACAAGTAGAACTAGAATTGCTGTTACCACTTCAGAATAATACCAACTATGCCACATTATAACATTTAACAGCATTTCATGCAACGTTTTCAGTACACGGGCTTCCAAAAACACTTACTTGGGAGGTACATTTCATTAGTGAGGTTTTTCTTTCCTTAGGCAGTACAAAAGGGTGGGTGTGTTGTGTATGGAAGGAACCTGAAAGCACACTATTCCAAACCTGTTGCTCCATTTCTTTTGCCTGAGTTACAAATATGACACAAATACTTGGGCCAGCAAAAATGCTATTGATAGTTTACCTTTTCATACTTCTCCTTCAGCTTAGCAGCCTTCTTTTCATAGGGCTGCTTATCATCTCCAGCAGTATTATTCCACATCTCCCCAAGTTTCTTTGCAACATCCCCAATAGAAAGACCAGGATGTTCTCCTTTGATTTTTGGACGAAACTCAGAGCAGAACAAGAAAAATGCTGAACTGAAAAGAACATTATAAACATTAATACAAGGATTAAAGCCATGGGGTTGTTAACAGAAAAGTAAGTTTTAATATTACACAGAGAATATTGTAACAGAAAGCAGATCATATAATAGAAATGAAATGCAGTGAAAAACTCACTCACTGCTCAGTAGTGCAATATGAGATAACCAGGAAAAAAATACTCACGGAGGCCTCTTTGGTGCATTTGGGTCCTTGAACTTCTTTTTTGACTCTCCTTTAGGTGGTATATagtttttcatttctctttcataACGAACCTTGTCAGCTTTTGCCATATCTTCAAACTTTCCCTTCTCTTTAGCAGACATAGTCTATAAGAACAATTCCATATGAATACACAATTAAAGATTTTACTCAATTCCACTGTGGAATGTTAAATCTTATGAAGAAATATTGTATCATAACAAATCACTGATTGTAAATTTGCACATTTGGCTATTTACTATACTGGTTTTAGAAATACACTCATAATGGCTCACCTTCCACCTTTCTGAACACTTTTTTGAGAATTCTGAAAAATTCACAGAAGCATCTGGATGTTTCTTCTTGTGCTCTTCCCGGCATGTTTGCACAAAGTAGGCATATGAGGACATTTTACCTCTCGGCTTTTTAGGATCCCCTTTGCCCATATTGATGAAATCTGAAAGAAAGCAAAGACTATGGATTTATCTTGGTATAGTACCATACGACACCAAGAAAAATGGTTCAAACCAACATTCTAAACTCTATTTTTTACGACAGCTATCTAAGTAAAAAAACACAAATACACTAATGATTGTACATCCCTAGAAGTATGGGTTTTTAGCAGGTTATTTGATAAGCATTGTTCAGGGGTTTGCACCAGAAGCCAAAATTGAAAAATTAGCTTCTGATACTTTGCTATCAAGGGGATTAGGTCCAAAGGCGAGATCATCCCACCATTGCTAGGCATAGCATCCTTGGATCTACCCAAAGTTATTAAATTCTGCAATGAATTTTAATATAAATTAGCTAAGAGGTTACTGTTTCAGCAGTTCCATTATCAGGGATCTGGTTTCAGTTATGCTGGTACAAGCATCTGAAGAATTAGTTTGTTTCTCCAAATACCATGAAGTTCAGTGAGATCTCCACAAAACTGGCACTAGACAGGAGGCAGTATGTTACAATTACTATTTCTAGTAGGAAAGATGCTAAAAGATGAAAATCTTTCCCCTTTAACTGCTGCAAAAATCACATTCTTAGTTTATaaattcaacacacacacaaaataattctGCATAGCAGCAGCTCACACAGAGATCTCTATGCATAAATCTGAACAGATGGCAGACACAGTCAGCTTTAAGCACACCAATCACCTATTTGGCAATGAAAGGGGACGGATTCGTGGCTTCCGCCAGCAATTGGTGCTGTCGCTGCTGACACCCCAAGCATCTGCTAGAGGAATGCACAACCAACCTAGCAGAACAATGATCACTGTGCAAACACCACCAGGTACTAGATTCGTAATATGTAATATCTCTTTTGATGCATGGAACACAGTACCACACAGAAGCAAGTTGTCCTTGATAAGTTAGCATTCATAACTACAAATAATATCATGAGGAATGTTATAATCgttccacagggactgtaagatggagctcttccgccaggcatttggttgaggccaggccaggaagattgggtccctccctatataggccctgtGGGGACACTGCCTTTAATATCTGGGCAGTCTCTCTCCCAAGGATGACCGGGGCTACTGGGAatggattggggaggggatgggattATAGACTGTTTTCCCGCCATCTTGGTTATTGTTATTGAAAAgtcatattgtattttttaataaGCCATATTGTAtcttattcttttactgtaaactgccatgagctggactGGTTTAGGGAGTGGCAaggataaatcaaaatataattttaaaatatataattgttTATTATGGCATTTACTTAAAAGGACAACAACCTACTTCATCATTTGACAGCATTATCTCACACCACAAGTGTTAACTTGCCAAGGTAGTTTTAATCCCTAAATAAGAAAGGCTGTTCAGCATCATCCTTTTATAGCAGTTATGAAAACAAACTTTTTTTTCTGTAGCTCTTGTGAAAACATCTGTTGCAAGCCCAGATACCAAAATACTTGTGGAGTGGATGGAAAAGGCAGCATTACAACTCAAGTGTAATCTACAGTCAGAGTACACAATAAACATGCTCACACAACCAGTTGCTTCGTGCCAATTTAAAACAAACTGGCGGGGAGGGGGTCTTATGTGAACTGCTTGCAGCAGAAAAGAAGGTCCATATAAAAGGCCATGTAGCCTCAGTGCAGCTGTTCCTCAAATTAAAAATACTTCACTGAATTGTTCAAAGGGCCTAAGGAGCATTCTGCACTGTCAGACTTGTGCAAACATTCTATCTTTTAGGAAGGCTAAAGTTGAGAGGATTCATGAGTCTAAGAAATTGTTCCTCTACTAAAGGTTGCACAACTTGACTAAGGAAATGTGCACAGTTCTAGCTAGTATTGCTACAGAACGCAGAATTTCCTATCAAGTTTGGCATGTGGACAGAAAATGATTTGTGCTCTTTGACTAAACATGTCCGGTCTAAAGTTTCTGTCCAGTAAACAAGCCTTAAAGCTTTAAGAGCTCCTCATGCTTGCAGTGAAGGGGTCAGGAAAGGGGCCGACACCAAGTTGCAAGGATGCTTGACTGGTTTGATAATGGAAGGGACGGGGGATTAAAGACTTACATTCTATTTCTTAGAGTACTctacttaacaaaaaaaaatctttacagaaGTATTCAAAATGTTCCAGCCACTACTGTTTTCTTTTACATTACAAGGCAAAATAAaacttgaggtttttttttaatgaatcttttcagtatttatttatgtttgaacAGCATATTAAAAATTGTgttaaaaggagggggaaagtagTGTGGTTTTCAAATAATGCAAACTGTGTCCTAAGTCACTTTCCTAGCTGcttgagaaaaaaattattttaacgTATCATGGGGCCATGTAAGAGATTATTGGCTATCATACATGAGGCTGGTGCTTCGTCTACAAGGACGACTGCTCTTGACTGTAAATCTATCTCCAGCCAGAGCCCTACAGAGCTGGGGTCGTTCTTTGCTTCGTTGTCTATTTCGTACAATTTTTCCCCCacgaaggggaaggggggagggcgcGGAGGGAGAAGAAATCACAATGGCGCAGGCTTCTGTGTAAGGTCACcaccggcagcagcagcagcagcgattCTCCTTCCATTTTGTGCGAAAGCCTTGCTGATGAGAGAAAGTCCCCTTGAAATGCGCATCGCGGCCGCTCCGCTGCGGCGGGAGGGCCGCTTATTCGGCGGGTGCGCGGCACTCCGAGCCCGCTGCTGGCGAGGCGGCTGCTACAGCCAGGGCAATCGCGCTCCCCTTTGCATTGGGCTTCGTAGGCGGCGAGACCGCTTCTCGGAATGGCCGCTGCTCGTACAGAAtatggctccttccttccttccctttgtgtgtgtgtgtgtgtgtgtgtgcgcgcgcgtgtgtgtcGGTGCGCTCTGTACTCTGGCGCACAGACTCTGCCATTACAGGCaattggaaaggaaaggaaggagggggggggaggtgaaaagCGTCTCGTTTCCACTTCAAGGCCCCCTTCAAAGAGAGAAAAACACCCTTCAGACacacagaaaaacacacacattttgttgttgttgtcgctgcctttgcgctctctctctctctctcgggcgGCCAGTCCCCGTGCTGGACCTTTAAGCGGCCGCCGCAGCCCTTCCTCGCCCAGGCAGAAAAGGCGCCTTGAAAAAAGTTCCCCTGAACTGCGCCcccgccctctccctccctccctccctcccgtccgCGCCTCCCCTGCCTGCGCTCCAGCCAGTCTCCGCTCGCCTTGTTTTCTCGCTCTCCCTTCTACACACGGCTCTCCGTCAGCCATGTTCCAGCGAGCGCAGCTCCCCGAGGTGATTTATCGCCCCGAGGCCAACAACGCCCTGAGACGCCCCGCCAATTCAGCAGCCCTgcgacgcccccccccctcaacaccacacacacacacaccgcgaCGAGACCCTCCCCAGCCCGTCTCGAGGCACACGAGCCCAGGCGCCGCGGCGTGCCTGCAAAagtctcgctcgctcgctctgccTGCAATGGCAAGGGCTCAGGCGAAGATGTAAGCGGCTTATTCACACACGCTCACCCCCACCGCACACACCCAGGGCTCGCCGGGCCGAACCGGATCGGcactcctttcttcccccccccccttggcggAGCCGATCCGGATCAGGGCTGAGCACACAGACGTGTCTAGATCTTCGAGCACAATGAGGagggaaaccgggggggggggggggctttcccggCATCGGCGGGTCCCTCTTCGCCCACTTCCCCAAAGTGACCGGGGCTCATCCCTGCCCTCCACAAACCGCCCCGTCTCCTCTCCCCGGCCCCTGAGGGGGGACGCAGCCTTTGTGTGCCTGTGCGGGGCGAATCCTGCCCCTTCGCACCCCAATCCAcgctgcctcccccgcccccactccGCTCCCCGGGTTGGCCTCATAAGTCAGCTCGGGCAGGCAACGGACCACCCCCGCGGAATACTCACCTCGCGTCACGCGCCCGCACGCTAGTCACAGCCCTCCGTTCACACGCCCGAAAACGCACCCGACACCGGCCCCCGAAGCTGCCTGGATCTCGTATGGAGCCCTATGCACTGCAATGGCTGTGAGAGGGATCGATACGCAGCCTCCTCACTCTCTGAGCGCTGGTAACATTACTCTCAACACCGcccgctccccattggctaccgCCAAGCCAGGAGCTCTGCGGATTGGAGGAGCGCCTTCCATTGTCCTTACCAGAGGAGGCTTTGGATTGGACGTGGCGGGATTCACGTCACTGGGGAACGAAAGGGCGCGCAAATATAAAACTCAgtggagaggagatggctgagGCGGGATGTACAGCTCTGAGGCTGAAACTAGTGCTGTACTGCCGTGTATGAAGAGAGCGGGCTCATAGGCAATCATAGAACTCTCAACACAGGCTAAAGGAGGCTCACTGCCTTGACTACGCAGCCGCTCCTAGCGTCAAATAAGCATGCCCGTAGCCTATATGAAGGGCTCCAAAACCACACCAGCACTGACCTAGACTCTGCTGTTGAAGGCAGTATATATAATAAGTAACTATTTAATGTAACTTATTTACTCTAACTATACTTAAGTGACTGATGGGTCTGAAACACACACCAATTAAGCTCATTTAATACCACAGCTCTGCAAGTCAGGAATTTTAGTGCAATAGTTAGTCCCATTTTCTGTATGAATAAACTGAGGtacatggaaatcacattcatacAGGAAGGCTTCTGCAAATTAAATTCTCCTTGTTGCTGTCATCTCTTTGTTTCGATGCTTTTTATACACTACTTTTTACAATCACATTCCTCAACAAGCATTCACAATGAGGTAAACTATAAGCATAGCATAGTATACATGAAACCAACTATTTCTGATTTTGCACTTTTTATGTAATCTCAGTTGctgaaaaggaaggaaataaGAACTAATGGCAATATATTAATGTCcccataaggttgccagatctcccCTAGCTACAGGCAGAGGATGGGGGTCAGGTTTGctggatccaggttggaaaaatgtaaaattggggatggagcctggggaggacaaagaCCACAATGGGGTATGATGAAAGAGAGTCTAACcttcaaagcattcattttttctaggggaacatctctgtagtctagagaggagctgcaattccaggggatccccaggtcccacctggaggctggtatgcCTACCCCACAATCCATTTTCTATCAAAATATATTTTAGGCCACTATTTACAGATAAAAATTTctgtatatacctgctatacagttcctcatgtggtgaccCCCTCAGTAGAATTGTAGTCAAAGGCCTGGTCTCTTTCCAGATGTTCTAAATTGTGGAatatctgaaaaacaaatacagcctgcaagacagagctcttctgccaggcctatggttgaggccagattatGAAAGCTTGTAAGGGCTCCCTGGAAGATACTGCAACCTTTATATAGGCCATCATATTGGTTGGTCTGGCCAACAGAACTCTGGCACACCTAGGAGCAGTCATGACGTTGGGAAGAAGGATCTGTATTTTTCCCACCTGTTCTAATATAtgaagttttaatgttttatgtggggtttttgaCATTGTGATCCGCCAAGAGACGGCTTGCCATGGGCGgcaaaatataaataagaaataagatacagacactacAATTGCTCACTAAGAAGTAAACCTCCCCTGGCCCATTGCTCTGGTCAGTTAGTGCAAAGGGCATCAGGCATTTAttttgtaactttaaaaaaatatctagaCAACACAGATTTTCCCCCTCACCTACTTATGATAGACTCTGAGCAGGCCCTTAATCGCACCCCTGAGTTTCTACCTACATGCCTTCAACAAAAATTACTTCAATCCAAAACACAAAGTCTTAATGAGTATTTCTACAGGAACCACTCAAGACTCAACTAATTCTTGTTTCTGTGCATAAATTAGAATCATAatgttggaagggtccatgcaggccatctagtccaaccctctgctcaatgcaggattaccctaaagcaggagtagtcaaactgtggccctccagatgcccatggactacaattcccatgagcccctgccagcaaatgctgacaggggttaatgggaattgtagtccatggacatctggagggctgcagtttgactcttcctgccctaaagcatccataagaatttgtccagccactgtttgaagactgacAGGCAATGtagcatacaaaaaaaaaagtctgccaTTATTTACAGAATCTCTACATCAGAACATTTCTAGCAATCCATAAGATTGGTATAGATTCTTCCAAGTAATTTGGGCAATCTATGTAGTTTGCTCAGCTTTCAGACATCACATTGCCTGTGTTGTGCTGCCATTGTGTTGCGTAAATTGAGCACTGGCTGTCAGTATCCAGTGATAAAACGTACCTGGTCACGGTACCAGACCAATATCATATATTTTTACACAATAGATGAGGTAAACACAATTTGGCTCATTCAGAATCCACTCCCTTCCTTATAATATAGATATGGCATTGAACCACCTCTTCACAGAATGTTCCTATAATATTATGTACCAATACCCTTCCTACTTCTTTCTTTTAGAGATACAGAACACCTTCTCACTGCACATCTTCAAGCCATTCGCCTCTCACACTTGACACACTCAACTCTGAGAAAAGTGCAACTGTACCCTGGAACACTTCATAACCTCTGGCAGGAAGTTTTAATATTGTTCACAAAAGCATTTCTATGTTTATGTTCTAGAGAGGTGGAAAACTATCAAAACAGAATGCCTGCTAGGGTGACCATCTGCTGTCTGATGATATAAATTCATTCTTACGTTAAACTGTAATCCTAAACATACTTACTCAGACATACGTGCCACTGTAAAGAATATGTCTAGCAAATAGCAGTAggcacatt includes the following:
- the HMGB1 gene encoding high mobility group protein B1, whose translation is MGKGDPKKPRGKMSSYAYFVQTCREEHKKKHPDASVNFSEFSKKCSERWKTMSAKEKGKFEDMAKADKVRYEREMKNYIPPKGESKKKFKDPNAPKRPPSAFFLFCSEFRPKIKGEHPGLSIGDVAKKLGEMWNNTAGDDKQPYEKKAAKLKEKYEKDIAAYRAKGKPDVAKKIVPKPEKSKKKKEEEDDDDDDEEDEEEDEEEEEEEEEEEDDE